A genome region from Stenotrophomonas maltophilia includes the following:
- a CDS encoding GntR family transcriptional regulator: MAIAPAPRSPKKRAPLYEEVAEHVREHIYDYRLPPGEWIDEPALCEELGISRTPLREALKLLAAEGLVQIDAGRGARVTRLTLEDLNQLFPVMAMLEGRCAHEAVRHIDHAGVQRLEDLHSAMETAAAEGNIAEYYRNNYLIHETVQHYAGNPWLIRITHDLHRILKMHRGRQLLTPGRTAQSLAEHRELMECFRKRDAAAAERTMERHLLSQGQALAAYVAAGGLLNVPAPLPTEGGG; this comes from the coding sequence ATGGCCATTGCCCCTGCTCCACGGTCCCCGAAGAAGCGCGCCCCTTTGTATGAAGAGGTGGCCGAACACGTGCGCGAGCACATCTACGATTACCGGCTGCCGCCGGGCGAGTGGATTGACGAGCCCGCGCTGTGCGAGGAACTGGGCATCAGCCGCACGCCGCTGCGCGAAGCGCTGAAGCTGCTGGCCGCCGAAGGCCTGGTGCAGATCGATGCCGGTCGTGGCGCGCGGGTCACCCGGCTTACGCTGGAAGATCTCAACCAGCTGTTCCCGGTGATGGCGATGCTGGAAGGCCGCTGCGCGCATGAAGCGGTCAGGCATATCGATCATGCTGGGGTACAGCGGCTGGAAGACCTGCATTCGGCGATGGAAACGGCTGCGGCCGAGGGCAATATCGCCGAGTACTACCGCAACAACTACCTCATCCACGAAACCGTGCAGCACTATGCCGGCAACCCGTGGCTGATCCGCATCACCCACGACCTGCACCGCATCCTGAAGATGCACCGTGGCCGCCAGTTGCTGACCCCGGGCCGTACCGCGCAGTCGCTGGCCGAGCACCGCGAACTGATGGAATGCTTCCGCAAGCGCGATGCCGCCGCGGCCGAACGCACCATGGAGCGCCACCTGCTCAGCCAGGGCCAGGCGCTGGCCGCCTATGTGGCCGCGGGAGGCCTGTTGAACGTGCCAGCGCCGTTGCCGACCGAGGGCGGCGGCTGA
- a CDS encoding SLC13 family permease — translation MSPQIATIIGLVIMFIVATAMPINMGAVAFALAFIIGGLWVDMGGKEVLAGFPGDLFLTLVGITYLFAIAQKNGTIDLLVHWAVKAVRGHIVAIPWVMFVITAVLTAFGALGPAAVAIIGPVALRFAKQYNINPLMMGLLVIHGAQAGGFSPISVYGSITNGVVQKAGLEVTEMAVFLSSLGFNFMMATICFFAFGGIALLRRGSITAAGTIGTAELAMVGGPQASSRQFAIEGHGALVAAGGGTLSNDPAALDAVNLTRERLFTLIGLLGLGVAALIYNLNVGLVSITVAVALALLSPQSQKGAVDGISWSTVLLICGVVTYIGVLEHAGAVDFIGNGVSDIGIPLLGALLVCYVGGIVSAFASSAAVLGATIPLAVPFLMQGHLSAAGVICALAVSSTIVDVSPFSTNGALVVASAAKEERETLFRRFLVYSGLVVALGPLLAWLVFVVPGWM, via the coding sequence ATGAGTCCACAAATCGCAACGATCATCGGCCTGGTGATCATGTTCATCGTCGCCACCGCGATGCCGATCAACATGGGTGCTGTCGCCTTCGCGCTGGCCTTCATCATCGGCGGGCTGTGGGTCGACATGGGGGGCAAGGAGGTCCTGGCCGGATTCCCCGGCGATCTGTTCCTGACCCTGGTCGGTATCACCTACCTGTTCGCCATCGCGCAGAAGAACGGCACCATCGACCTGCTGGTGCACTGGGCGGTGAAAGCGGTACGTGGCCATATCGTGGCCATTCCGTGGGTGATGTTCGTCATCACCGCGGTCCTCACTGCCTTCGGCGCACTCGGTCCCGCCGCGGTGGCGATCATCGGGCCGGTCGCGCTGCGCTTTGCCAAGCAATACAACATCAACCCGCTGATGATGGGCCTGCTGGTGATCCACGGTGCGCAGGCCGGCGGCTTCTCGCCGATCAGCGTGTACGGCAGCATCACCAACGGCGTGGTGCAGAAAGCCGGGCTGGAAGTGACTGAGATGGCGGTGTTCCTGAGCAGCCTGGGCTTCAACTTCATGATGGCCACGATCTGCTTCTTCGCGTTCGGCGGTATTGCCCTGCTGCGGCGTGGCTCGATCACCGCGGCCGGAACGATCGGCACTGCCGAACTGGCAATGGTCGGCGGCCCGCAGGCATCGTCACGCCAGTTCGCCATCGAAGGCCACGGCGCGCTGGTTGCCGCTGGCGGGGGCACCCTGTCCAATGATCCGGCGGCGCTGGATGCAGTGAACCTGACCCGCGAGCGGCTGTTCACCTTGATCGGCCTGCTGGGCCTGGGCGTTGCTGCGCTGATCTACAACCTCAACGTTGGCCTGGTCTCGATCACCGTGGCGGTGGCGCTGGCGCTGCTGTCACCGCAGAGCCAGAAGGGCGCGGTCGATGGCATCAGCTGGTCCACCGTGCTGCTGATCTGCGGCGTGGTGACCTACATCGGCGTGCTGGAACATGCCGGCGCGGTGGATTTCATCGGCAACGGCGTGTCCGACATCGGAATCCCGCTGCTCGGTGCGCTGCTGGTCTGCTACGTCGGCGGCATCGTCTCTGCATTCGCTTCATCGGCCGCAGTACTGGGCGCCACGATTCCGTTGGCGGTGCCGTTCCTGATGCAGGGCCACCTCAGCGCGGCCGGCGTGATCTGTGCACTGGCAGTGTCGTCCACCATCGTCGATGTCAGCCCGTTCTCGACCAATGGCGCCCTGGTGGTGGCATCGGCAGCGAAGGAAGAGCGCGAAACCCTGTTCCGTCGTTTCCTGGTCTACAGCGGGCTGGTGGTCGCGCTGGGGCCGCTGCTGGCCTGGCTGGTGTTCGTGGTACCGGGCTGGATGTAG
- the mdcH gene encoding malonate decarboxylase subunit epsilon: protein MSLALLCPGQGAQHAAMFERVRELPAASNVLEAASTLLGRDVFAAAADESRFDNALAQPLLCAASLAHWLGLREAVPAPVLVAGYSIGELAAHAIASSVDAATCLALAARRAQLMDSASPADAGLQAVLGLDRRSLQALCDAQGAYVAIANGQDHFIVGGRPASLQGLADAARAQGADIRPLPVHVPAHTPLLAAAVAPFAAALDASALQAPRLPLLAGIDARPVRDRAAAVHTLSAQLAQTIEWAQVMRQAFERGARVFLQLGPGNALARMVASDYPCCEVRAVEEFQSLDGAAAWVRSALERLQ from the coding sequence ATGAGCCTTGCCCTGCTCTGCCCCGGACAAGGCGCGCAGCACGCCGCGATGTTCGAGCGCGTGCGCGAGCTGCCTGCCGCGAGCAACGTACTTGAGGCTGCCAGCACACTGCTTGGACGCGACGTGTTCGCGGCGGCCGCTGACGAATCGCGCTTCGACAATGCACTCGCGCAGCCCCTGCTGTGTGCAGCCAGCCTCGCGCACTGGCTGGGACTTCGCGAGGCGGTGCCAGCACCGGTGCTGGTGGCCGGCTACAGCATCGGTGAACTGGCCGCGCATGCGATCGCCAGCAGCGTTGATGCCGCCACCTGCCTGGCCCTCGCAGCTCGGCGCGCGCAGTTGATGGATAGCGCCAGTCCCGCCGATGCAGGCCTGCAGGCGGTGCTCGGCCTGGACCGCCGCAGCCTGCAGGCACTCTGCGATGCGCAGGGCGCATACGTGGCCATCGCCAACGGCCAGGATCATTTCATCGTCGGCGGCAGGCCCGCCTCGCTGCAGGGCCTTGCCGATGCAGCGCGTGCACAGGGGGCGGACATCCGCCCGCTGCCGGTGCACGTTCCGGCGCACACACCGCTGCTGGCAGCGGCGGTCGCACCGTTCGCTGCGGCCCTTGATGCCTCCGCGCTGCAGGCCCCGCGCCTGCCGCTGCTGGCCGGTATCGATGCACGACCGGTACGTGATCGCGCCGCAGCGGTGCACACCCTGTCGGCACAGCTGGCCCAGACCATCGAATGGGCGCAGGTGATGCGCCAGGCCTTCGAGCGCGGCGCGCGGGTGTTCCTGCAGCTGGGCCCGGGCAACGCATTGGCGCGCATGGTCGCGTCCGACTATCCGTGCTGTGAAGTGCGCGCGGTGGAAGAGTTCCAGAGCCTGGACGGCGCCGCGGCATGGGTCCGCAGCGCGCTGGAACGGCTGCAGTAA
- the mdcB gene encoding triphosphoribosyl-dephospho-CoA synthase MdcB — translation MNAVVHAERPCRPRVDSARLGRLAIASLHAELACTPKPGLVTPFDTGSHDDMDAGTFLRSLFALRHYFTAIAHAGVDDAPYAVLRMHGLAAEAAMLRATGGINTHRGAIFSLGLLVAASARYRQLHGHAGSAAQVCLAVPHWAADFASAPLDASSPGQRARMRHRVPGVREQAAAGYPVLRELAMPTLRHALEEGLTHDAALCQTLMQLVAQIDDLNLLHRGGAEGLHWAQQEARGFLESGGAFAVGWQARLHGIGERFVARRLSPGGSADLLACSWFLLQQEGV, via the coding sequence ATGAACGCCGTCGTCCACGCCGAGCGGCCCTGTCGCCCCCGCGTGGACAGCGCGCGACTGGGCCGCCTGGCCATCGCCAGCCTGCACGCCGAACTGGCCTGCACACCCAAGCCTGGGCTGGTCACCCCCTTTGATACCGGCAGCCATGACGACATGGACGCCGGCACCTTCCTGCGCAGCCTGTTTGCCCTGCGCCACTACTTCACCGCGATCGCCCATGCTGGCGTCGACGATGCGCCCTACGCGGTCCTGCGCATGCATGGGCTGGCCGCCGAGGCCGCGATGCTGCGGGCCACCGGCGGCATCAATACCCATCGTGGTGCAATCTTCAGCCTGGGCCTGCTGGTCGCTGCATCGGCACGCTACCGCCAACTGCACGGCCATGCGGGTTCGGCTGCACAGGTGTGCCTGGCCGTGCCGCACTGGGCAGCCGACTTCGCCAGCGCGCCACTGGATGCCAGCAGCCCGGGCCAGCGGGCACGTATGCGCCACCGCGTGCCGGGCGTACGCGAGCAGGCGGCGGCCGGCTACCCGGTGCTGCGCGAGCTGGCGATGCCCACGCTGCGTCATGCACTGGAGGAAGGCCTGACGCACGATGCGGCGCTATGCCAGACCCTGATGCAGCTGGTCGCGCAGATCGATGACCTCAACCTGCTGCACCGTGGCGGCGCCGAAGGCCTGCACTGGGCCCAGCAGGAGGCACGTGGCTTTCTGGAAAGCGGCGGTGCCTTCGCAGTCGGTTGGCAGGCACGCCTTCACGGCATCGGTGAGCGCTTCGTCGCACGCCGCCTGAGCCCCGGTGGCAGTGCTGATCTGCTGGCCTGCAGCTGGTTCCTGCTGCAACAGGAGGGCGTATGA
- the mdcG gene encoding malonate decarboxylase holo-[acyl-carrier-protein] synthase — translation MPEQPARHTLAWLSAHADWRADVAAQEPRLAAWFAQGLPAMVARRAADDPDPRLRLGVPLPPSEGKLRLALRVAPHEARRLQPPPALDEVVASGVPDDWRSALQAMQRLAPARVFGAFAWQHLSGLPYVHPRSDIDLLWQIRAAGQADALVERLQDWERTHARRVDGELCLADGGAVNWREYAGCSREVLVKRVDGAALEARDRLFIANGVAA, via the coding sequence ATGCCTGAGCAGCCCGCCCGCCACACCCTGGCCTGGTTGTCGGCCCACGCCGACTGGCGCGCCGACGTGGCTGCGCAGGAACCCCGCCTGGCGGCGTGGTTCGCGCAGGGCCTGCCTGCAATGGTGGCGCGCCGCGCCGCGGATGACCCCGACCCGCGCCTGCGCCTGGGGGTGCCGCTGCCGCCGAGCGAGGGCAAGCTGCGGCTGGCGCTGCGCGTGGCTCCGCACGAGGCACGTCGACTGCAGCCACCGCCCGCGCTGGACGAGGTCGTTGCCAGCGGCGTACCCGACGACTGGCGAAGCGCACTGCAGGCGATGCAGCGGCTGGCACCGGCACGCGTGTTCGGTGCATTCGCCTGGCAGCATCTGAGCGGTTTGCCGTATGTGCATCCGCGCTCGGACATCGATCTGTTGTGGCAGATAAGGGCCGCAGGCCAGGCCGATGCCCTGGTCGAGCGCCTGCAGGACTGGGAACGCACGCACGCGCGCCGCGTCGATGGCGAGCTGTGCCTGGCCGACGGTGGCGCGGTGAACTGGCGCGAGTACGCCGGATGCAGCCGCGAGGTACTGGTCAAGCGTGTGGATGGTGCTGCGCTGGAAGCCCGCGATCGCTTGTTCATCGCCAACGGGGTGGCCGCATGA
- the mdcE gene encoding biotin-independent malonate decarboxylase subunit gamma, translating to MSAPLQSLLDALFPRGHHIDIHDSVLTGTATTEDGEVTVIGTTDRIEVGVDHALALAGTVLASTATHPQRPIVMLVDTAGQRLARRDELLGINGYFAHLAQTLDLARRRGARLVTLVYGESVSGGFLSFGLMADHIHALPDAQVRVMDIRAMARVTKQPLEKLQALSQSSPVFAPGVANYVAMGAVESLWDGDRAQHLLQALRTPSDGDARAALAAQRGGRALAADVADAVARGDA from the coding sequence ATGAGCGCACCGCTGCAGTCCCTGCTCGATGCACTCTTCCCGCGCGGCCACCACATCGACATCCACGACTCGGTACTGACCGGCACGGCCACCACCGAGGATGGCGAGGTGACCGTGATCGGCACCACCGACCGCATCGAGGTCGGCGTCGACCACGCGCTGGCGCTGGCCGGGACCGTGCTGGCCAGCACCGCCACCCACCCGCAACGGCCGATCGTGATGCTGGTCGACACCGCCGGCCAGCGCCTGGCCCGTCGCGATGAACTGCTGGGCATCAATGGCTACTTCGCGCACCTGGCTCAAACCCTCGACCTGGCCCGCCGCCGTGGCGCGCGCCTGGTCACCCTGGTGTACGGCGAATCGGTAAGCGGCGGATTCCTGTCCTTCGGCCTGATGGCCGACCACATCCATGCCCTGCCCGATGCACAGGTACGCGTGATGGACATACGTGCGATGGCGCGAGTGACCAAGCAGCCGCTGGAAAAACTGCAGGCGCTCAGCCAGAGCTCACCGGTGTTCGCACCGGGTGTGGCCAACTACGTGGCGATGGGTGCGGTGGAATCGCTGTGGGATGGCGATCGTGCGCAGCACCTGCTGCAGGCGCTGCGCACACCCAGCGACGGCGATGCGCGCGCCGCGCTGGCTGCACAGCGCGGCGGTCGTGCACTGGCGGCGGATGTTGCCGATGCGGTGGCCCGCGGCGATGCCTGA
- a CDS encoding biotin-independent malonate decarboxylase subunit beta, giving the protein MSHVQRHSYYEADARERIAGLVDAGSFREFLGPARRTMSPHLAQLDQPAAFDDGVVVGEATLRGKRVLLAAQQGQFMGGGVGEVHGAKLTGLLRRAAETRPDGVLLLLDTGGVRLHEANAGLIAISEIMRATFGARAAGVPVVALIGSGNGAFGGMGIVARCCTTVIMSEEGRLSLSGPEVIETVRGVEEFDSRDRALVWRVTGGKHRYLIDQAQVLVPDAIEAFAQAAGDALQPDAASTDTEAALAALQKRHAALKARVQAWGDCRDGLEIWAWQGIAEPERLPLLDTDAFLAATADRRLP; this is encoded by the coding sequence ATGAGCCACGTACAGCGCCACAGCTATTACGAAGCCGATGCGCGCGAGCGCATCGCCGGACTGGTCGACGCCGGTTCGTTCCGCGAATTCCTTGGCCCGGCGCGGAGGACGATGAGCCCGCACCTGGCCCAGCTGGACCAGCCGGCCGCGTTCGACGATGGCGTCGTGGTGGGCGAAGCCACGCTGCGCGGCAAGCGCGTACTGCTGGCCGCGCAGCAGGGGCAGTTCATGGGCGGTGGCGTGGGCGAAGTACACGGTGCCAAGCTGACCGGATTGCTGCGTCGCGCGGCGGAAACCCGCCCCGATGGCGTGCTGCTGCTACTCGATACCGGTGGCGTGCGCCTGCATGAAGCCAATGCCGGGCTGATCGCGATCTCCGAAATCATGCGTGCGACCTTTGGCGCACGCGCGGCCGGCGTACCGGTCGTCGCGCTGATCGGCAGCGGCAACGGCGCATTCGGCGGCATGGGCATCGTCGCCCGCTGCTGCACCACGGTGATCATGTCCGAGGAAGGCCGGCTGTCGCTGTCCGGGCCGGAAGTGATCGAGACCGTACGCGGCGTGGAGGAATTCGACTCGCGTGACCGCGCGCTGGTCTGGCGCGTGACCGGTGGCAAGCACCGCTATTTGATCGACCAGGCGCAGGTGCTGGTACCCGACGCCATCGAAGCCTTCGCACAGGCCGCAGGCGATGCGCTGCAGCCCGATGCCGCCAGCACCGATACCGAGGCTGCACTGGCCGCGCTGCAGAAACGCCATGCGGCATTGAAAGCCCGCGTGCAGGCCTGGGGCGATTGCCGTGATGGGCTGGAAATCTGGGCCTGGCAGGGCATCGCCGAGCCCGAACGACTGCCTCTACTGGACACCGACGCCTTCCTTGCCGCCACCGCCGACCGGAGGCTGCCATGA
- the mdcC gene encoding malonate decarboxylase acyl carrier protein gives METLDYRFDGRTAVHFPRDAVLVGVLASGNLEILLEPDDLDGAMTVRIITAAQGFGTIWQAVIADFAQRHPLRDVRVSINDAGATPAVVSLRLDQAVETLLAGGTP, from the coding sequence ATGGAAACCCTCGACTATCGATTCGACGGCCGCACGGCTGTGCACTTCCCGCGCGATGCGGTGCTGGTGGGCGTGCTGGCCTCGGGCAACCTGGAAATCCTGCTGGAACCGGATGATCTGGACGGCGCAATGACCGTGCGCATCATCACCGCCGCGCAGGGCTTCGGCACCATCTGGCAGGCGGTGATCGCCGATTTCGCCCAGCGCCATCCGCTGCGCGACGTGCGCGTATCCATCAACGATGCCGGTGCGACCCCGGCGGTAGTCAGCCTGCGCCTGGACCAGGCCGTGGAAACCCTGCTGGCCGGGGGCACGCCATGA
- the mdcA gene encoding malonate decarboxylase subunit alpha: protein MNPSWDTLERSRQARLERAVPWARGHQVAADDVRELLHALLEPGDKVCLEGNNQKQADFLAQVLAGLDPARVHDLHMVQSVLSLPSHLDVFERGVASRLDFSFSGPQSVRLANLVAEGRIQIGAIHTYLELFGRYFIDLTPRVALVAAQAADRHGNLYTGPNTEDTPVIVEATAFRGGIVIAQVNEIVDTLPRVDIPADWVNFVVQAPKPNHIEPLFTRDPAQISEIQVLMAMMAIKGIYAEYGVNRLNHGIGFDTAAIELLLPTYAESLGLKGKICQHWALNPHPALIPAIESGFVKSVHSFGSELGMEKYIAARGDVFFTGADGSMRSNRAFSQTAGLYACDMFIGSTLQIDLQGNSSTATRDRIAGFGGAPNMGSDARGRRHASDAWTKAGQQAARPGEMPRGRKLVVQMVETFREHMAPAFVERLDAWELAERAQMPLPPVMIYGDDVSHVLTEEGIANLLLCRTPEEREQAIRGVSGYTAVGLGRDRAMVENLRDRGVIRRPEDLDISPRDASRDLLAARSVKDLVRWSGGLYDPPKRFRNW from the coding sequence ATGAACCCGAGCTGGGATACGTTGGAACGCAGCCGCCAGGCGCGCCTGGAACGTGCCGTGCCGTGGGCGCGCGGGCACCAGGTCGCGGCCGACGACGTGCGCGAACTGCTGCACGCGCTGCTGGAGCCGGGTGACAAGGTCTGTCTGGAGGGCAACAACCAGAAGCAGGCCGACTTCCTGGCCCAGGTGCTGGCCGGCCTCGACCCGGCACGGGTGCACGACCTGCACATGGTGCAGTCGGTGCTGTCGCTGCCCTCGCACCTGGATGTGTTCGAGCGCGGCGTCGCCTCCAGGCTCGATTTCTCCTTCTCCGGTCCGCAGTCGGTGCGGCTGGCCAACCTGGTGGCCGAAGGGCGCATCCAGATCGGCGCCATCCACACCTACCTGGAGCTGTTCGGCCGGTACTTCATCGACCTGACCCCGCGCGTGGCCCTGGTGGCGGCGCAGGCCGCCGACCGCCACGGCAACCTCTACACCGGCCCGAACACCGAGGACACCCCGGTGATCGTCGAAGCCACTGCGTTCCGGGGCGGCATCGTCATCGCCCAGGTCAACGAGATCGTCGACACCCTGCCCCGCGTCGATATACCCGCCGACTGGGTCAACTTCGTGGTGCAGGCACCGAAGCCGAACCATATCGAGCCGTTGTTCACCCGCGATCCGGCGCAGATTTCCGAGATCCAGGTGTTGATGGCGATGATGGCGATCAAGGGCATCTACGCCGAGTACGGCGTGAACCGCCTGAACCATGGCATCGGCTTCGACACCGCCGCGATCGAACTGCTGCTGCCCACCTACGCCGAGTCACTCGGCCTGAAGGGAAAAATCTGCCAGCACTGGGCACTGAACCCGCATCCGGCGCTGATTCCGGCCATTGAATCCGGGTTCGTGAAGTCGGTGCACTCGTTCGGTTCGGAACTGGGCATGGAGAAGTACATCGCTGCCCGTGGCGATGTGTTCTTCACCGGCGCCGATGGCTCGATGCGTTCCAACCGCGCGTTCTCGCAGACTGCCGGCCTGTACGCCTGCGACATGTTCATCGGCTCCACCCTGCAGATCGACCTGCAGGGCAACAGCTCCACCGCCACCCGCGACCGCATCGCCGGCTTTGGCGGCGCGCCGAACATGGGCTCGGATGCACGCGGTCGCCGCCACGCCAGCGATGCCTGGACCAAGGCCGGCCAGCAGGCCGCCCGCCCTGGCGAAATGCCGCGCGGGCGCAAGCTGGTGGTGCAGATGGTGGAAACCTTCCGCGAGCACATGGCACCGGCCTTCGTTGAACGTCTTGACGCCTGGGAACTGGCCGAGCGCGCACAGATGCCGCTGCCGCCGGTAATGATCTACGGCGACGACGTCAGCCACGTACTGACCGAGGAAGGCATCGCCAACCTGCTGCTGTGCCGCACGCCGGAAGAACGCGAACAGGCGATCCGCGGCGTATCCGGCTACACCGCCGTCGGCCTTGGCCGCGACCGCGCGATGGTGGAAAACCTGCGCGACCGTGGCGTGATCCGCCGCCCGGAAGATCTGGACATTTCGCCGCGCGATGCCAGCCGCGACCTGCTGGCCGCGCGCTCGGTGAAGGACCTGGTGCGCTGGTCCGGCGGCCTGTACGACCCGCCCAAGCGCTTCCGCAACTGGTAA
- a CDS encoding TonB-dependent siderophore receptor → MFPTLPNRLPRRALLPAALLSSLSLLAAPSAFAAADGAADAKTLDRVSVHAEQSAPPSSTTRLPITLQETPQSATAISLKRLQDESLFSINDVMRNVTGVSVSFYDTQRPLYYARGFAITDFQVDGIPTYSGSTNQEYDTAFYDRIEVIRGANGLLSGAGVPSATVNLLRKRPGKEFDASFAVSAGSWDYRRMEADVTAPLTDDGRFRSRVVTAYTDRGLYYDRYDENKMAGMAVLEGDVTDSTTITLGYQSQDNNPTGSTWGTVPFFDNQGNFAHLPRSTNLSPKWSYWKRESNTAFANLEQRFGDNWLLKINTAYTRGNVQNVRLYGTGNPDPVTGSGIFLRAAAGDSKDTRRNVDAYLAGSFDLFGRDHDVTLGAQWSDLEGTTNTLALNYPTDWARCGSERCYYIPNVYSWNGDISEVTYRRTGARRVAKTTQSGVYLATRLRLADPLSLIAGARLSRWETLSRSYNAAGAYTGTSGAYKVSDEVTPYVGLVYDITPNVSAYASYTEIFNPQNFKDRNENLLAPVQGSNLEAGIKTQWLDGRLTANAAVFEAKQDNYAVRDMGVPEGSLSDGTSAYVGVNGTKARGWEMDVNGEILPGWTVNAGYTHVKVTRAATDLLYANPPKDLLQLNTQLQLRGALERLSVGGGLQWQSKVQGYNIAYPLGGTVTVNQPAYSLVQFNANYRISDNWTATLSVRNALDKTYWANLDYNNFGEPRFVSASLRWKF, encoded by the coding sequence ATGTTTCCGACCCTGCCCAACCGCCTGCCCCGCCGCGCGCTGCTGCCGGCTGCCCTGCTTTCGTCGCTGTCCCTGCTGGCCGCACCCAGTGCGTTCGCTGCGGCCGATGGCGCCGCCGATGCCAAGACCCTGGACCGGGTCAGCGTCCATGCCGAGCAGTCCGCTCCGCCATCCAGCACCACCCGCCTGCCGATCACGCTGCAGGAAACCCCGCAGTCGGCCACTGCGATCAGCCTGAAGCGCCTGCAGGACGAATCGCTGTTCAGCATCAACGACGTGATGCGCAACGTCACCGGCGTCAGCGTGTCCTTCTATGACACCCAGCGCCCGCTGTACTACGCACGCGGCTTCGCCATCACTGACTTCCAGGTCGACGGCATCCCGACCTACAGCGGTTCGACCAACCAGGAATACGACACCGCCTTCTACGACCGCATCGAAGTGATCCGCGGCGCCAACGGCCTGCTCAGTGGCGCCGGCGTGCCGTCGGCCACGGTGAACCTGCTGCGCAAGCGCCCGGGCAAGGAGTTCGATGCCTCGTTCGCGGTCAGCGCCGGCAGCTGGGACTATCGGCGCATGGAGGCGGACGTGACCGCACCGCTGACCGATGACGGCCGTTTCCGCAGCCGCGTGGTCACCGCCTATACCGATCGTGGCCTGTATTACGACCGCTACGACGAGAACAAGATGGCCGGCATGGCGGTGCTGGAGGGCGACGTCACCGACAGCACGACGATCACCCTCGGTTACCAGAGCCAGGACAACAACCCGACCGGCTCGACCTGGGGCACCGTGCCGTTCTTCGACAACCAGGGCAACTTCGCCCACCTGCCGCGTTCGACCAACCTGTCGCCGAAGTGGAGCTACTGGAAGCGCGAGAGCAACACCGCGTTCGCCAACCTCGAACAGCGCTTCGGTGACAACTGGCTGCTGAAGATCAACACCGCCTACACCCGTGGCAACGTACAGAACGTGCGCCTGTACGGCACCGGCAACCCGGACCCGGTGACCGGCTCGGGCATCTTCCTGCGCGCGGCCGCCGGTGATTCCAAGGACACCCGCCGTAATGTCGATGCCTACCTGGCCGGCAGTTTCGATCTGTTCGGCCGTGATCACGACGTGACCCTCGGCGCACAGTGGTCGGACCTGGAAGGCACCACCAACACCCTGGCGCTGAACTACCCGACCGACTGGGCGCGCTGTGGCAGCGAGCGCTGCTACTACATCCCCAATGTGTACAGCTGGAACGGCGACATCTCCGAAGTGACCTACCGTCGCACCGGCGCACGCCGCGTGGCCAAGACCACGCAGAGTGGCGTCTACCTGGCCACCCGCCTGCGCCTGGCCGATCCGCTGTCGCTGATTGCCGGTGCGCGCCTGAGCCGCTGGGAAACCCTCAGCCGCTCGTACAACGCCGCAGGCGCCTACACCGGCACCAGCGGTGCGTACAAGGTGAGCGATGAAGTCACCCCCTACGTGGGCCTGGTCTACGACATCACCCCGAACGTGTCGGCCTATGCCAGCTACACCGAGATCTTCAACCCGCAGAACTTCAAGGACCGCAACGAGAACCTGCTGGCACCGGTGCAGGGCTCGAACCTGGAAGCAGGCATCAAGACCCAGTGGCTGGATGGCCGCCTGACCGCCAATGCCGCCGTGTTCGAGGCCAAGCAGGACAACTACGCGGTGCGCGACATGGGCGTGCCGGAGGGTTCGCTCAGCGATGGCACCTCCGCCTACGTCGGCGTCAACGGCACCAAGGCGCGCGGCTGGGAGATGGACGTCAACGGCGAGATCCTGCCGGGCTGGACGGTCAATGCCGGCTACACCCACGTCAAGGTCACCCGCGCGGCTACCGACCTGCTGTACGCCAATCCGCCGAAGGATCTGTTGCAGCTCAACACCCAGCTGCAGCTGCGCGGCGCGCTGGAACGCCTGAGCGTTGGCGGCGGCCTGCAGTGGCAGAGCAAGGTGCAGGGCTACAACATCGCCTACCCGCTGGGCGGCACGGTCACGGTCAACCAGCCGGCGTACTCGCTGGTGCAGTTCAACGCCAACTACCGCATCAGCGACAACTGGACGGCGACGCTGAGCGTGCGCAATGCGCTGGACAAGACCTACTGGGCCAACCTGGACTACAACAACTTCGGCGAGCCGCGATTCGTGTCGGCCAGCCTGCGCTGGAAGTTCTGA